Within the Immundisolibacter sp. genome, the region TGAGCTATCTGTTCGGCGACATCCTGACAGAAGTGTACGGCTACGCGCGCTCGCGGCGCGTGGTGTGGGCCGGATTCGCGGGCCTGGCCTTTGCCGCGCTGATGAGTGCGGTGGTGGTACACCTGCCCCCTGCGCCTGGCTGGACCGGGCAGGCGGTGATCGAGGCAGCGTTTGGCTCCACCTGGCGCATTGCCTTGGCCTCGCTGCTCGGCTACTGGTGTGGCGAGTTCGTGAACTCATTCACCCTGGCGCGCATGAAGGTGCTGACTCGCGGTCGCTGGCTGTGGAGTCGCACCATCGGCTCCACCGTGGTCGGCGAAGTCGCCGATACGCTGGTGTTCTATCCGCTGGCCTTCTATGGCGTGTGGGACAACCACCTGTTGCTGAGCGTGATGGTCGCCAATTACTGCATCAAGGTGGGCTGGGAAGTGTTGGCGACGCCGGTTACCTACCGGGTGGTCAATGCGCTGAAGCGTGCCGAGCAGGAAGACTATTTCGACGACAAAACAGACTTCAATCCGTTCACGCTGAAGGTATGAGCACTCCTGTTCAGGCTGAGTGCTACCATGCCCCGCCCTGCGCCCACCCACATCGATAAGGCATTTTTTGTTGGCCCGCAAATCGGTTTCATGGAACGAGACTGCCCTCACCGCCTGCCTGCTGCTGGCTGCTTGCGCCCCCCAAGAGTCGCCCCCCAGCCCACCCCGCCCGGTTCGCGCCGTCCAGGTCCCAGCTACGGCCGAGCTTCTGGCCCGTCACGACTATGCTGCGCGTATCGAGGCAAGACACGAGGCAACACTGGCGTTCGAGGTCGCCGGCCGGGTCACCGGCCGGGCTGCGGAGGTCGGTGACCGGATCGCTGCCGGTACGGTCCTGGCCCAGCTCGACGCGACCGATTTTCGACTGCGCGAACGAGCGTTCAGCGCGCGCTTGACCGCCGCCAAGGCCGAGCACAGCGACGCTGCCACAAGCCTGCGCCGACTGGGCGGGTTGCGTATCAAGGGCTTCGTGACTCAGGCCGAGTATGACCGCGCTGCCTATCGAGACCAGGCCTCCGCGGCACAAGTGCAGGAACTCACCGCGCAGCTTGGGCTGACGCGCCGGGAACTGGCCCATACGACGCTAAGGGCCCCCACAGCCGGCGTCGTCACCGGCCAGATGCTGGAAGTGGGGCAAGTGGTGGGCGCTGGCCAGGCGGCCTTCCGCCTGGCACGTACCGATGAACTCGAAGCGGTGTTCGATTTGCCCGAGCAGCGCCTGAAGGCATTGCCAAAGACCGTCACCGTCACTGTGTGGAGTCAGCCCGATCAGCCCATTGAGGCCCAGGTGCGGGAAGTGGCGCCCCAGGCAGCGGCCGATAGCCGGACCTATCGCGTGCGGGCCACGCTCCCCATGGCCAACGGCGCCACGCCCGCGCTTGGCATGAGCGCCGAGGTCAGCTTTTTGGCCGGACCGCCGGTAATGGCAGTACCGACCAGCGCCATACTTAAACGCGACGACGGCCAGCCGGCCGTCTGGGTAATACAGCCCACCACCAGCACGGTGAGCCTGAGACCCGTCACACTCGGCCCAGTACACGGAGATGAGTCGACCATTGCCGGCGGCCTCAAAACCGGGGACTGGGTGGTTACGGCCGGCGTGCACGATTTGCGCGATGGCCAGCCCGTCAGCCTGCCCTGAGCGGCGCCATGTCCCGCTATAACCTGGCCGAGTGGGGCCTGCGGCGCCCTGTCCTGACGGCATACCTGATTGGCCTGGTATTGCTCGCTGGCACGGTGGCCTTTTTCAGCCTGGGGCAGACCGACATGCCCAATTACACGGTGCGCACCATGCTGCTGCGCGTGTACTGGCCTGGGGCCAGCGCCGGGCAGATCGAGCAGCAGGTGGTCGACAAGATCGAACGCAAACTGCAGGAAACACCCTGGCTGGATAATGTGTCGAGCACATCCAAGCCTGGCGAAGCCTGGATATGGGTGAACCTCAGCACCAGCCTGGCCGACCCGGCGCCGGTGGTGCCGCAGATCTGGTATCAGGTCCGCAAGAAGGTCAGTGACATCCAGGCCAGCCTGCCGCCGGGCGTGCGCGGGCCATATTTCGACGACGAATTCGGCGACGTGCACCCGTTGATATACGGCGTATGGGGCGACGAGTTCAGCTACGCTGAACTCAAGGATCGAGCCGACTGGCTGCGCGATGAGCTGCTGCGACTGGATATTGTCGAGAAGGTGGTACTCACCGCCGCCCAGCCGCAGCGGGCGTATGTGGAGTTCTCGACCGCACGCCTGGCCAATCTGCGCGTAAGCCCGCTGGCGCTGATCGATGCCATCGCCGGTCAGAACGCCATGCAGCCGGCCGGCATGGTCGAAAACCCGGATGGGCGCACCCGCTTGCGCCTGGGCGGGCAGTTCGCATCCGTCGACGACATCGGCAAGGTCACGGTCACCGCCGCCGACGGCCGCCTGCTGCCGCTGGGCGAAATTGCCGACGTGAAACGCGGCTACCAGGATCCGCCGGAACTGCGCATGCGGGTCAATGGACATCCGGCTGTTGGACTGGCCATCTCCATGGCCGATGGCCACAGCGTGACCGACCTTCGCCACGAGGTGGTGCTACTGATGGAGCGTCTTCAGGCCGGTCTGCCCCTGGGCCTGCACACCACGCTGGTGGCCGACGAACCGGCGGTCGTCGCGCACTCGCTGAACAAGTTCCTGATCAAGCTGGGTCTTGCCATCGGAATCGTGCTTCTGGTGAGCTATTTCACGCTCGGGTTTCGTTGCGGACTGGTGGTGGCAACTGCGTTTCCGCTGGTGCTGGGCGCCACCTTCGCCACCATGAAGCTACTCGACATCGATTTGCAGCGTATCTCGTTGGGGGCGCTGATCATCTCCCTGGGGCTGTTGGTCGATGACGCGATCATCATTGTCGAGATGATGCTGGTGAAGATGCGCCAGGGCCTTGACCGCTTTCACGCCGCCAGTGCGGCGTATACCAGCACGTCCCTGCCGATGCTGACTGGCACTTTGATCACGGTGGCGGGCTTCATGCCAATCGCCATCGCGGAAAGCGGCATGCGCGAATTCATGTTCGGCCTGTATGGAGTCATCACGACCGCCCTGCTGGCTTCCTGGCTGGTATCGGTGCTGTTCACGCCGTATCTGGCGTATCGCATGCTACCCACCAAGCCCGACCGCCACCCGGAGGGGCTCTACGACACGCCGTTCTATCATCGCCTGCGCAGCCTGGTACGCGGCTGCGTGGACCATCGGTGGTGGTTGCTGGCCGCCGTAGCCGGCCTTGCCGCGCTGTCGCTGCTGGCCGGGCGCCAGGTCGAGAAACAGTTCTTCCCACTCACCGACCGACCTGACCTGATCGTTGAAACCTGGCTGCCGGAAGGAGCGTCGTTCACTGCCAACGAATCGGTGGCCAAGGCCCTGGACAAGATGCTGGCGGCGGAACCCGGCGTGCAGCGGTGGGTGAGCTACATCGGATTTGACACCCCACGCATGTTTACCGACCTGTGGATCGAGCCGCCAGCCCACAACGTGGTCAAGACCTACATTCTGGCCACCGACGGTGCAACGCGGGACCGGCTGCGGGAAAACCTGACGACGCGCATTGCACAGGACCTGCCGCAGGCCCGCACGCGCGTCAATGTTTTTCCGTTCGGCTTTCCGGTGCCGGCTTCGCTCGAATACCGCGTCAGCGGGCCGGACCGCCAAAAACTGCGAGAGATTGCGTCCGATGTTCGCGCGGCGATCGAAACCTACCCGCAGGCGACGGGCGTGCATTACGACTGGCGTGGCCCTATAAGCACGATAGAGGTCGACCTGGATCATCCCCGGCTGGCGGCGCTTGGCCTGTCCGCGCGACGACTGGGAGAATCTCTGGACATGCTGCTGTCGGGCCGGGCGGTAACCGAGCTGCGCGACGGCGACGAAACGGTCGAAGTGGTGCTGCGTCTTACCGACGACGAGCGAACGCGACTCAGCTATTTATCCTCTGTACCGGTGCCGGTGGCCGACGGGAGCACGCTGCCGCTCGGCCAGTTGGCGCGGCTTGATCTTGGAGTCGAGGAAGGCGTCGTGCGCCGTTACAACCGGGTACCGACGATTACCGTGCGCGCCGACCTACCGTGGCAGGTCCAGCCCCTGGCGGTGGACGCGCTGCTCAGTCGCAAACTGGATGCAATACGTACCCAACTGCCGCTCGGTTATCACGTGGAAGTGGGCGGCACCGGCGAGATGAACACGGAGGCGGACATGGCCATCGCGGCAGTCATGCCCATTATTGCGGTCGTCATCATCACCTTGCTGATGGTGCAGCTGCAGCATCTTGGCCTGACCCTGCTTGTCCTGGCGTCCGCTCCGCTGGGCATAATCGGGGTGTTGTTTACGCTGTACGCCACTGATTTGCCACTTGGGCTGGTGGCGCGACTTGGCGTGCTAGCGCTGGCCGGCATCACCATGCGCAATACCGTGATCCTGGTCGACCAGATTCGCCAGGACGTGGCGGCCGGAATCAGTCGCTACGAGGCGGTCATCGAGTCCACCGTCCGGCGCTTTCGGCCGATCGTCGTGACTGCGGCCGCCGCCATCCTGGCGTTCATTCCGCTGCTGACCGATCCTTTCTGGGGGCCGATGGCCTATGCCATGATGGGCGGATTGCTGGCGGCGACGATACTCACTGTATTGTTTGTGCCGGCGCTGTATGCGGCCGGTTTCAGGCTGAAACCGCCCAGCTGACCTGGGCGCAACAAAGCGCCCCTGGACCAATCTCACCGCAAGGAGCTAATCGCGATGAAAGCCTGGCAGGTGCACGACTGGTGCACGCCCGACCAAATGCAGTGGGCCGATTTGCCTGTGCCCGAGCCCGGCCCCGGCCAGGTACGCGTGCGAGTGGCCGCCGCCGCGCTTAATTTCCTGGACACGCTGATGATTGGCGGGCGCTACCAGGACCGCCCGCCGCTGCCGTTCACGCCGGGTTGTGAACTGTCCGGCACCGTGGATGCGGTCGGCGCTGGCGCCAGTCTTGCGGTCGGCACCCGGGTCTGCGGTCTGGTGCCTTATGGCGCGTTTGCGCAATTCGCCTGTGTCGACGGGGCGGACCTGTCGCCGGTCCCCGACGGCGTCGATCTGGTCAGCGCCGCTGCGCTGCCGGTGGTCTACGGCACCGCGCACCACGCGCTGGTCGAGCGCGGTCGTCTGCGCAACGACGAGACATTGCTGGTGCTGGCCGCAGCTGGCGGAGTCGGACTCGCCACCGTGCAGCTTGGCCGGGCGCTGGGTCTGCGCGTGCTGGCCGCCGCCGGAGGCACGAACAAATGCACGCTGTGCATTGAACACGGTGCCACACAGGCTTTTGATTACGGCGACCCCAGCTGGGTAGACCAAGTCAAAGCCATCACCGACGGGCGTGGCGTGGATGCCGTCCTTGATCCGGTCGGCGGCGATTACACCGCACAGGCGCTACGCTTGCTGGCATTCGGCGGACGGCTGTTGATCGTCGGTTTCGCCGCCGGCGCAATTCCGGAAATTCCCGCCAATCGCCTGTTGCTGAAAGATTTATCGGCACTGGGCGTGGTCTGGGGCGCCTGGCGGCGGCGCAACCGGCCGGCTGCGGCGACACAGATGGCGGCCCTGTTCGAACTGTGGCAACAGGGTGCTATCTCGCCACTGGTGTCCGAGCGCCGGCCGCTGAGCGAAGCCCCCCAGGCAATTGTCGACCTGGGCGCTCGCCGGACCACCGGCAAGGTGCTGCTGCTACCAGGAGTTGATTCATGAGCGCCGAAAAGCCGCGGGTGGCGTTGCCACCCCCTATCCTCTATGCGGTCGCCATCGGTCTTGGACTGTGGCTGGAACGGCCGCTGCCCTGGCCGCTACCGGGAGGCGCGCTGCGATTCTGGGTCGGCCTCATGGTGGTCGCCCTGGCGGCAGGCTTGTTTGCGCTGTGCCTGCGGGAGCTGCGCCGCCACCAGACCACCCTCAACCCGCACAAGGGAGCCAGCAGCCTGGTCAGCAGCGGGCCATTTCGTTTCAGCCGCAATCCGATCTATGTCAGCTTGACCGCGCTGCAACTCGGAATCGGTTTTCTGGCCAGCAGCACCTGGGTCCTTGTGATGTTGCTGTGGGTGTTGCCGCTGCTGCAGCGGTTCGTGATCGAACGCGAGGAAGAACACCTGCACGACCGTTTTGGTCAGGAGTACATCGACTATTGCGCGCGGGTGCGACGCTGGCTGTGAAGGGTCTGCGACGGGTCGCGCGCGGCCTGCGACGCGGTCTGCGGTACACCGTCCTTGCCTGGCTGGTGCTGACAGTTGGGGCCGTGTTGGCACTGCGCTGGTTCCCGCCGCCGACTACGTCGTTCATCTTGCAAAACCGCGTCGCGGCGCTGCGAGCCGGCTACGGTTTTTATCCCTATCCCTACCACTGGGTCGACTACGAGAAGATCGCACCGACCATGGCCCTGGCAGTCGTGGCGGCCGAGGACCAGCGATTTCGGGAACATTGGGGCATTGATCTGATTGGTATCGAACAGGCAATTCGCGACAACCGTTACCGCGATCGGCCGCGCGGGGGCAGCACCATCACCCAGCAGACGGCCAAGAACCTGTTCCTGTGGCGCGGCCAAAGCTGGCTGCGCAAGGGCATTGAGGTTTACTTCACTGGCCTGATGGAATTGCTGTGGCCAAAACGACGGATTCTGGAGGTGTATCTGAACGTCGCCCAATTCGGCGGCAGTGTATTTGGCGTGGAGGCAGCAGCGCGTACGTATTTCGACAAACCAGCAGCTGCACTCAGTCAACAGGAAGCGGCGCTGCTGGCGGCAGCGCTACCATCGCCTTCGGTACTCAGGGTGGATGCCGCGTCGTCTTATCTGCGCGGGCGCCAGCGCTGGGTAATGAACCAGATGCAGCGCCTTGGGCCGGAGCATCTGGAGGGCCTGTAGGCTGCCGATGAGCCTGGTCACTCGGCCGTCAGACGGACACAGAACGACACCGCCTCCGCCACCAGCTTTGCCAACAGCGCATTTGCGGCAACCACTCCCCCCACCGGGTCGTCGCTGGCGGTCGATTGCTCCAATCGCACAGTGTGGCTGCCCAGCACGCGCGCCTGGCGTACGTCCACCAATTGCAGGCGCACCGCCAGGCGCACTTGGCTGGGACGTTGAGTGAAATCCTGGTCAAGTTGCAGAAGCTCGCTCAGTAGCCGGTAATCGGGCCGCGCGCCGGCACCCTCGGCCAGCACCGAGACACCGGCCGCAGACAGGCCATCCTCCAGTGCCTGGCCGATAAAGCGCGCCGGTCGATCGACCCAGCGATGGCGCGCGTAGTACAGCAGTTCGTGAGGCGACTTCCGGTAGGCCATGGCAGACGTGGCATAGCCGGGCGCGGCGCCCGGGGCGGCCACCTGCAGGCTCACTCCTGGCAACCTGGCAGTGGGAACCGGTGTGTCAGGCGCGAGCGTCAATGTGTGTGTGACATCGGCCGGCGGAGGCGATAACGGCAGGCTACAGCCCGCCAGCAGCATGGTCAGCACGAACATAACGAGACGTTGCATTACTCCCCCGGACCCGCTTCGCGTACCGGCGGGCCAACCAGCAACATTTGCGGACTGGCATTCAGCCGCTGGCCCAGTTCTTCGATGCTGTCGGTCGCCCGACTCAGGTCAATAACCAGGCGCTCGACCTGCGGCAGCAGTACGCCGCCGGTGTAATCGAGTTGCTGCTGGCTATCGCTGGCAACGGCCCCCACCCGATCACCGGTGCTGCGCAGTGTTTCCAACAAGCGCTCCGTCTGGCTGAACACGCGCTCCAGCCGCGGCGCCAACTGCGGTAGCGTTTCGCTCGCCTGCGCCCCGGCGGCCGCGATCCGCTCAAGGTCCGCCAGAGTACGATCAAGTCGTGCGCGCTGTTCGGCCAGCGCGCCGGTAACCTGGTCGGCGTTGGCCAGGATCGAGCCGATGGCGCGGGCATTCTCGTCGTTCAGGATCACCAGCAGGCGCCGACTGACCTGATCCAGCGTGGTCATGGCCACACGCGCCGCGGTGTCGAGCCGATTCAGTAACGATGGTGCCATCTCGATCACCGGGTAGGCACTGCCCGGCGTCGACACCAGCAGCGCTGACTCGCGGCTGCCGCCGGCCAGTTCGACCGAGCCCAGGCCGGTCAGACCCTGCATGGCGATGGTTGCAACGGTATCGGTCTTCACCGGTACGTCGACTCGAATGTTGAACGTCAAACGCACGCGGGTGGAGTCCTCGGGGTCGAGTTCGATCGCCGCCACCCGTCCCGCGTCCACACCCCGGTAGGTGACGCCCGACGACAGGTTGAGTGCCGCCACCGATTCCTCGGTATAGGCGTAATACTGCCGAAACTCACCCGCCTCGCGCCCCGATCCCAGCCACAGGCCGAACCCGATCAGCATCGCACCTAACAACAGCACGAACACACCAACCGCCGCGTAAGCTACCCGTGCTTGCATGACTTATCCCCATAGTCGCGCGGCGCGGCGGCAAAGTAACTGCGGATTTCGGGCAGATCCGAGTCTGCCAGCTGCGCTACCGGGGCTACCGCCAGCAAATCGCCACGCCCAAGAAACGCCACCCGGTCACTGACCCGGGCGATGGAGTCCAGGTCGTGCGTCACCATCACCACCGTCAGTCCGAGCAGTTCACGCAGGTCCTTGAGCAACTCATCAAGACCGGCCGAGGTCACCGGGTCCAGTCCGGCCGAGGGCTCGTCCAGGAACAGCAATTCCGGATCCAGTGCCAGGGCCCGAGCCAACGCGGCGCGCTTGATCATCCCGCCGCTGAGCTCACCCGGGAACTTGCTGGCGGTGTCGGCCGGCAACCCGGCAAGGCCCAGCCGCAACATGCCCAGCTCACGTCGACTCCCGGCCGACAGCCCGGTGTGTTCGGCCAACGGCAGGCAGATATTGTCGAGCACGTTCAAGCCGGTAAATAACGCGCCGTGCTGAAACAGGATGCCGATACGCCGACGCAGAACGCGCAGCGCCACACTGTCAAGATTGATCGCGTCCGACCCGAGCACTTCCATGCGCCCCGCGGCGGGTGCCTGCAACAGACTTAACGTGCGAAGCAATACCGTTTTGCCGGACCCGCTGCCCCCGACCACAGCCAGCACCTCGCCACGCTGAACCGAGAGGCTTATGTCGGTGTGCAAGATACGGGGGCCTGCCAAGGTCGCCAGTCCTTCGGCGACGATGGCCACCTCTGTGCTCAAAGCCCCAAGACCTGAAACAGGACGGAAAAAGCCGCGTCGGCAATGATCACCAGGAAGATGCTCTGCACCACGCTGGTGGTGGTCTCGCGACCAATACTTTCCGCGCTGTGGCTGACCTGAAAACCGCGATGACAGGCCACACAGGCGACGATCAGCGCGAAGACCGGCGCCTTGATCAGCCCGACCCAGAAGGTGCTCGGGGCGAAAGTATTCGGCAGCCGCCTGAGAAAATCCGCGTAGCCCACGTCGTACAGTCCATCGGCCACCACCATGCCCCCGAAGATACCCAGCGTGGACGCATAC harbors:
- a CDS encoding ABC-type transport auxiliary lipoprotein family protein, with the protein product MQRLVMFVLTMLLAGCSLPLSPPPADVTHTLTLAPDTPVPTARLPGVSLQVAAPGAAPGYATSAMAYRKSPHELLYYARHRWVDRPARFIGQALEDGLSAAGVSVLAEGAGARPDYRLLSELLQLDQDFTQRPSQVRLAVRLQLVDVRQARVLGSHTVRLEQSTASDDPVGGVVAANALLAKLVAEAVSFCVRLTAE
- a CDS encoding efflux RND transporter permease subunit, producing MSRYNLAEWGLRRPVLTAYLIGLVLLAGTVAFFSLGQTDMPNYTVRTMLLRVYWPGASAGQIEQQVVDKIERKLQETPWLDNVSSTSKPGEAWIWVNLSTSLADPAPVVPQIWYQVRKKVSDIQASLPPGVRGPYFDDEFGDVHPLIYGVWGDEFSYAELKDRADWLRDELLRLDIVEKVVLTAAQPQRAYVEFSTARLANLRVSPLALIDAIAGQNAMQPAGMVENPDGRTRLRLGGQFASVDDIGKVTVTAADGRLLPLGEIADVKRGYQDPPELRMRVNGHPAVGLAISMADGHSVTDLRHEVVLLMERLQAGLPLGLHTTLVADEPAVVAHSLNKFLIKLGLAIGIVLLVSYFTLGFRCGLVVATAFPLVLGATFATMKLLDIDLQRISLGALIISLGLLVDDAIIIVEMMLVKMRQGLDRFHAASAAYTSTSLPMLTGTLITVAGFMPIAIAESGMREFMFGLYGVITTALLASWLVSVLFTPYLAYRMLPTKPDRHPEGLYDTPFYHRLRSLVRGCVDHRWWLLAAVAGLAALSLLAGRQVEKQFFPLTDRPDLIVETWLPEGASFTANESVAKALDKMLAAEPGVQRWVSYIGFDTPRMFTDLWIEPPAHNVVKTYILATDGATRDRLRENLTTRIAQDLPQARTRVNVFPFGFPVPASLEYRVSGPDRQKLREIASDVRAAIETYPQATGVHYDWRGPISTIEVDLDHPRLAALGLSARRLGESLDMLLSGRAVTELRDGDETVEVVLRLTDDERTRLSYLSSVPVPVADGSTLPLGQLARLDLGVEEGVVRRYNRVPTITVRADLPWQVQPLAVDALLSRKLDAIRTQLPLGYHVEVGGTGEMNTEADMAIAAVMPIIAVVIITLLMVQLQHLGLTLLVLASAPLGIIGVLFTLYATDLPLGLVARLGVLALAGITMRNTVILVDQIRQDVAAGISRYEAVIESTVRRFRPIVVTAAAAILAFIPLLTDPFWGPMAYAMMGGLLAATILTVLFVPALYAAGFRLKPPS
- a CDS encoding ABC transporter ATP-binding protein, whose product is MSTEVAIVAEGLATLAGPRILHTDISLSVQRGEVLAVVGGSGSGKTVLLRTLSLLQAPAAGRMEVLGSDAINLDSVALRVLRRRIGILFQHGALFTGLNVLDNICLPLAEHTGLSAGSRRELGMLRLGLAGLPADTASKFPGELSGGMIKRAALARALALDPELLFLDEPSAGLDPVTSAGLDELLKDLRELLGLTVVMVTHDLDSIARVSDRVAFLGRGDLLAVAPVAQLADSDLPEIRSYFAAAPRDYGDKSCKHG
- a CDS encoding isoprenylcysteine carboxylmethyltransferase family protein, with translation MSAEKPRVALPPPILYAVAIGLGLWLERPLPWPLPGGALRFWVGLMVVALAAGLFALCLRELRRHQTTLNPHKGASSLVSSGPFRFSRNPIYVSLTALQLGIGFLASSTWVLVMLLWVLPLLQRFVIEREEEHLHDRFGQEYIDYCARVRRWL
- a CDS encoding NADPH:quinone oxidoreductase family protein, whose product is MKAWQVHDWCTPDQMQWADLPVPEPGPGQVRVRVAAAALNFLDTLMIGGRYQDRPPLPFTPGCELSGTVDAVGAGASLAVGTRVCGLVPYGAFAQFACVDGADLSPVPDGVDLVSAAALPVVYGTAHHALVERGRLRNDETLLVLAAAGGVGLATVQLGRALGLRVLAAAGGTNKCTLCIEHGATQAFDYGDPSWVDQVKAITDGRGVDAVLDPVGGDYTAQALRLLAFGGRLLIVGFAAGAIPEIPANRLLLKDLSALGVVWGAWRRRNRPAAATQMAALFELWQQGAISPLVSERRPLSEAPQAIVDLGARRTTGKVLLLPGVDS
- a CDS encoding efflux RND transporter periplasmic adaptor subunit, with translation MARKSVSWNETALTACLLLAACAPQESPPSPPRPVRAVQVPATAELLARHDYAARIEARHEATLAFEVAGRVTGRAAEVGDRIAAGTVLAQLDATDFRLRERAFSARLTAAKAEHSDAATSLRRLGGLRIKGFVTQAEYDRAAYRDQASAAQVQELTAQLGLTRRELAHTTLRAPTAGVVTGQMLEVGQVVGAGQAAFRLARTDELEAVFDLPEQRLKALPKTVTVTVWSQPDQPIEAQVREVAPQAAADSRTYRVRATLPMANGATPALGMSAEVSFLAGPPVMAVPTSAILKRDDGQPAVWVIQPTTSTVSLRPVTLGPVHGDESTIAGGLKTGDWVVTAGVHDLRDGQPVSLP
- the mtgA gene encoding monofunctional biosynthetic peptidoglycan transglycosylase gives rise to the protein MKGLRRVARGLRRGLRYTVLAWLVLTVGAVLALRWFPPPTTSFILQNRVAALRAGYGFYPYPYHWVDYEKIAPTMALAVVAAEDQRFREHWGIDLIGIEQAIRDNRYRDRPRGGSTITQQTAKNLFLWRGQSWLRKGIEVYFTGLMELLWPKRRILEVYLNVAQFGGSVFGVEAAARTYFDKPAAALSQQEAALLAAALPSPSVLRVDAASSYLRGRQRWVMNQMQRLGPEHLEGL
- a CDS encoding queuosine precursor transporter; the protein is MSSNPPRRNYRYYDLVMAAFVTVLLCANLIGVSKVTTVGGFSFSAGNLFFPLSYLFGDILTEVYGYARSRRVVWAGFAGLAFAALMSAVVVHLPPAPGWTGQAVIEAAFGSTWRIALASLLGYWCGEFVNSFTLARMKVLTRGRWLWSRTIGSTVVGEVADTLVFYPLAFYGVWDNHLLLSVMVANYCIKVGWEVLATPVTYRVVNALKRAEQEDYFDDKTDFNPFTLKV
- a CDS encoding MlaD family protein produces the protein MQARVAYAAVGVFVLLLGAMLIGFGLWLGSGREAGEFRQYYAYTEESVAALNLSSGVTYRGVDAGRVAAIELDPEDSTRVRLTFNIRVDVPVKTDTVATIAMQGLTGLGSVELAGGSRESALLVSTPGSAYPVIEMAPSLLNRLDTAARVAMTTLDQVSRRLLVILNDENARAIGSILANADQVTGALAEQRARLDRTLADLERIAAAGAQASETLPQLAPRLERVFSQTERLLETLRSTGDRVGAVASDSQQQLDYTGGVLLPQVERLVIDLSRATDSIEELGQRLNASPQMLLVGPPVREAGPGE